One Urocitellus parryii isolate mUroPar1 chromosome 9, mUroPar1.hap1, whole genome shotgun sequence DNA segment encodes these proteins:
- the Rab4a gene encoding ras-related protein Rab-4A isoform X1 — MSQTAMSETYDFLFKFLVIGNAGTGKSCLLHQFIEKKFKDDSNHTIGVEFGSKIINVGGKYVKLQIWDTAGQERFRSVTRSYYRGAAGALLVYDITSRETYNALTNWLTDARMLASQSIVILLCGNKKDLDTDREVTFLEASRFAQENELMFLETSALTGENVEEAFVQCARKILNRIESGELDPERMGSGIQYGDAALRQLRSPRRTQAVSVQECGC, encoded by the exons ATGTCGCAGACCGCCATGTCCGAGACCTATG ATTTTTTATTTAAGTTCCTGGTGATAGGAAATGCGGGGACTGGGAAATCTTGCTTACTTCATcagtttattgaaaaaaaat TCAAAGATGACTCAAATCATACAATAGGAGTGGAATTTggctcaaaaataataaatgttggtggtaAATACGTCAAGTTACAGATATGGGACACAGCGGGACAAGAACGATTCAG GTCTGTGACAAGGAGCTATTACAGAGGTGCGGCTGGTGCGCTCCTCGTCTATGACATCACCAG CCGAGAAACCTACAATGCGCTTACTAATTGGTTAACAGATGCCAGAATGCTGGCGAGTCAGAGCATCGTGATCCTCCTCTGCGGGAACAAGAAGGACCTGGACACTGACCGGGAAGTCACCTTCCTAGAGGCCTCCAGGTTCGCGCAAGAGAATG AGCTGATGTTCCTGGAGACAAGTGCGCTGACTGGGGAGAATGTAGAAGAGGCATTTGTGCAGTGTGCACGAAAAATACTCAACAGGATCGAGTCAG GTGAGCTGGACCCAGAAAGGATGGGCTCAGGCATCCAATATGGAGACGCCGCCCTGAGACAGCTCCGGTCCCCACGCCGCACACAGGCTGTGAGCGTGCAGGAGTGTGGCTGTTAG
- the Rab4a gene encoding ras-related protein Rab-4A isoform X2 encodes MRGAESGWAAARWPALAVGTRPAPLLGPRLVFSLDPDRPRLSCERGQDVADRHVRDLWSVTRSYYRGAAGALLVYDITSRETYNALTNWLTDARMLASQSIVILLCGNKKDLDTDREVTFLEASRFAQENELMFLETSALTGENVEEAFVQCARKILNRIESGELDPERMGSGIQYGDAALRQLRSPRRTQAVSVQECGC; translated from the exons ATGCGCGGAGCCGAGTCCGGCTGGGCCGCAGCGCGGTGGCCGGCGCTAGCTGTAGGCACCCGCCCGGCCCCGCTGCTCGGTCCCCGCCTCGTTTTCTCTCTGGACCCGGACAGACCCCGGCTGAGCTGCGAGAGAGGCCAGGATGTCGCAGACCGCCATGTCCGAGACCTATG GTCTGTGACAAGGAGCTATTACAGAGGTGCGGCTGGTGCGCTCCTCGTCTATGACATCACCAG CCGAGAAACCTACAATGCGCTTACTAATTGGTTAACAGATGCCAGAATGCTGGCGAGTCAGAGCATCGTGATCCTCCTCTGCGGGAACAAGAAGGACCTGGACACTGACCGGGAAGTCACCTTCCTAGAGGCCTCCAGGTTCGCGCAAGAGAATG AGCTGATGTTCCTGGAGACAAGTGCGCTGACTGGGGAGAATGTAGAAGAGGCATTTGTGCAGTGTGCACGAAAAATACTCAACAGGATCGAGTCAG GTGAGCTGGACCCAGAAAGGATGGGCTCAGGCATCCAATATGGAGACGCCGCCCTGAGACAGCTCCGGTCCCCACGCCGCACACAGGCTGTGAGCGTGCAGGAGTGTGGCTGTTAG
- the Rab4a gene encoding ras-related protein Rab-4A isoform X4, with amino-acid sequence MTSPDARMLASQSIVILLCGNKKDLDTDREVTFLEASRFAQENELMFLETSALTGENVEEAFVQCARKILNRIESGELDPERMGSGIQYGDAALRQLRSPRRTQAVSVQECGC; translated from the exons ATGACATCACCAG ATGCCAGAATGCTGGCGAGTCAGAGCATCGTGATCCTCCTCTGCGGGAACAAGAAGGACCTGGACACTGACCGGGAAGTCACCTTCCTAGAGGCCTCCAGGTTCGCGCAAGAGAATG AGCTGATGTTCCTGGAGACAAGTGCGCTGACTGGGGAGAATGTAGAAGAGGCATTTGTGCAGTGTGCACGAAAAATACTCAACAGGATCGAGTCAG GTGAGCTGGACCCAGAAAGGATGGGCTCAGGCATCCAATATGGAGACGCCGCCCTGAGACAGCTCCGGTCCCCACGCCGCACACAGGCTGTGAGCGTGCAGGAGTGTGGCTGTTAG
- the Rab4a gene encoding ras-related protein Rab-4A isoform X3 — translation MSQTAMSETYDARMLASQSIVILLCGNKKDLDTDREVTFLEASRFAQENELMFLETSALTGENVEEAFVQCARKILNRIESGELDPERMGSGIQYGDAALRQLRSPRRTQAVSVQECGC, via the exons ATGTCGCAGACCGCCATGTCCGAGACCTATG ATGCCAGAATGCTGGCGAGTCAGAGCATCGTGATCCTCCTCTGCGGGAACAAGAAGGACCTGGACACTGACCGGGAAGTCACCTTCCTAGAGGCCTCCAGGTTCGCGCAAGAGAATG AGCTGATGTTCCTGGAGACAAGTGCGCTGACTGGGGAGAATGTAGAAGAGGCATTTGTGCAGTGTGCACGAAAAATACTCAACAGGATCGAGTCAG GTGAGCTGGACCCAGAAAGGATGGGCTCAGGCATCCAATATGGAGACGCCGCCCTGAGACAGCTCCGGTCCCCACGCCGCACACAGGCTGTGAGCGTGCAGGAGTGTGGCTGTTAG